The Raphanus sativus cultivar WK10039 chromosome 2, ASM80110v3, whole genome shotgun sequence genome includes a region encoding these proteins:
- the LOC108818928 gene encoding homeobox-leucine zipper protein HAT22, producing MGLDDSCNTGLVLGLGLSPTPNNYSHAIKKSSTTVEHHFDPSLTLSLSGESYKTKTVEMTDAGAGDQIFRQTSSHSGISSFSSGRVKREREVLGGDVEEEAEETTERVVCSRVSDDHEDEEGVSARKKLRLTKQQSALLEDSFKVHSTLNPKQKQVLARQLNLRPRQVEVWFQNRRARTKLKQTEVDCEFLKKCCETLTDENRRLQKELQDLKALKMSQPFYMHMPPATLTMCPSCERLSGGAAGGGGGGTVAVDGETGKGAFSIVTKPRFYSHFTNPSAAC from the exons ATGGGTCTTGATGATTCTTGCAACACAGGTCTTGTTCTTGGTTTAGGCCTCTCGCCAACACCTAATAATTACAGTCATGCTATCAAGAAATCTTCCACCACCGTTGAGCACCACTTCGATCCGTCCTTGACCCTAAGCCTCTCCGGTGAGAGCTACAAGACCAAGACGGTTGAGATGACCGATGCCGGCGCCGGAGACCAGATTTTTCGACAGACTTCTTCTCACAGCGGAATCTCATCTTTCTCGAGCGGAAGggtaaagagagaaagagaagtttTAGGCGGTGATGTCGAAGAAGAGGCGGAGGAGACGACGGAGAGAGTGGTGTGTTCGAGAGTGAGTGATGATCATGAAGACGAAGAAGGTGTTAGTGCTCGTAAAAAGCTTAGACTCACTAAACAACAATCCGCTCTTCTTGAAGATAGCTTCAAAGTTCATAGCACTCTTAATCCC AAGCAAAAACAAGTTCTTGCAAGACAGCTAAATCTAAGGCCCAGGCAAGTTGAAGTGTGGTTCCAAAACAGGAGGGCTAG GACAAAACTAAAGCAAACAGAAGTGGATTGTGAGTTTTTGAAGAAATGTTGTGAGACTTTAACGGATGAGAATAGAAGGCTTCAAAAAGAGCTTCAAGATCTTAAGGCTTTAAAAATGTCTCAGCCTTTTTACATGCATATGCCGCCGGCGACTTTGACGATGTGCCCTTCTTGTGAGAGACTCAGCGGTGGTGCTGCTGGAGGAGGCGGAGGAGGTACGGTGGCGGTTGATGGAGAAACGGGGAAGGGAGCTTTCTCCATCGTCACAAAGCCTCGCTTTTACAGCCATTTCACTAATCCTTCTGCAGCTTGTTAA